In Rattus norvegicus strain BN/NHsdMcwi chromosome 1, GRCr8, whole genome shotgun sequence, a genomic segment contains:
- the Ovol1 gene encoding putative transcription factor Ovo-like 1, protein MPRAFLVKKPCVSTCKRNWSELPDEERGEIYVPVSLGFCPPQPYLEPEASVAEPPSCPLALDMSLRDSSYGVASGPCEVAQLPPEDVNHLTDPQSRDQGFLRTKMKVTLGDSPNGDLFTCHICQKSFTYQRMLNRHMKCHNDVKRHLCTYCGKGFNDTFDLKRHVRTHTGVRPYKCSLCDKAFTQRCSLESHLKKIHGVQQKYAYKERRAKLYVCEECGCTSESQEGHVLHLKEHHPDSPLLRKTSKKVAVALQNTVTSLLQGSPHL, encoded by the exons ATGCCCCGCGCGTTCCTGGTGAAGAAGCCATGCGTCTCCACGTGCAAGAGGAACTGGAGCGAGCTCCCGGACGAGGAGCGCGGGGAGATCTACGTGCCAG TCAGCCTCGGCTTCTGCCCACCGCAGCCCTACCTCGAACCAGAGGCGTCAGTGGCCGAGCCCCCTTCTTGCCCCCTGGCTTTGGACATGAGCCTTCGAGACTCCAGCTATGGTGTGGCCTCAGGACCCTGCGAGGTGGCTCAGCTGCCCCCTGAGGATGTGAACCATCTGACGGATCCCCAGAGCAGAGACCAGGGCTTCCTACGAACCAAGATGAAG GTGACCTTGGGGGACAGTCCAAATGGAGACCTTTTTACCTGTCACATCTGCCAGAAGTCCTTCACCTACCAGCGCATGCTGAACCGACACATGAAGTGTCACAATGATGTCAAGAGGCATCTCTGCACTTACTGTGGGAAGGGTTTCAATGACACCTTTGACCTCAAGAGACATGTCCGAACCCACACTG GTGTGAGGCCCTACAAGTGCAGTCTGTGTGACAAGGCCTTCACCCAGCGCTGCTCTCTGGAGTCTCACCTCAAGAAGATCCATGGTGTGCAGCAGAAGTATGCATATAAGGAGCGCCGGGCCaagctgtatgtgtgtgaggagtgtggctgcacttctgagagtcaggAGGGCCATGTCCTGCACCTCAAGGAACACCACCCTGACAGCCCACTGCTGCGCAAGACCTCCAAGAAGGTGGCTGTGGCTCTGCAGAACACTGTCACATCCCTGCTGCAAGGCAGCCCCCATCTCTGA
- the Ovol1 gene encoding putative transcription factor Ovo-like 1 isoform X1 — MGQEGGATSDGLGARPAPPHACNWRKGGRNARFSLLGNFPGTLIGLFSTHPHPAVLPPVSLGFCPPQPYLEPEASVAEPPSCPLALDMSLRDSSYGVASGPCEVAQLPPEDVNHLTDPQSRDQGFLRTKMKVTLGDSPNGDLFTCHICQKSFTYQRMLNRHMKCHNDVKRHLCTYCGKGFNDTFDLKRHVRTHTGVRPYKCSLCDKAFTQRCSLESHLKKIHGVQQKYAYKERRAKLYVCEECGCTSESQEGHVLHLKEHHPDSPLLRKTSKKVAVALQNTVTSLLQGSPHL; from the exons ATGGGGCAGGAGGGAGGTGCCACATCTGATGGCCTAGGGGCCCGCCCTGCTCCGCCACATGCCTGCAactggaggaagggaggcagaaatGCCAGGTTTTCCTTGCTTGGGAATTTTCCTGGAACCCTGATAGGCCTTTTCTCCACCCACCCTCACCCAGCTGTTCTCCCTCCAGTCAGCCTCGGCTTCTGCCCACCGCAGCCCTACCTCGAACCAGAGGCGTCAGTGGCCGAGCCCCCTTCTTGCCCCCTGGCTTTGGACATGAGCCTTCGAGACTCCAGCTATGGTGTGGCCTCAGGACCCTGCGAGGTGGCTCAGCTGCCCCCTGAGGATGTGAACCATCTGACGGATCCCCAGAGCAGAGACCAGGGCTTCCTACGAACCAAGATGAAG GTGACCTTGGGGGACAGTCCAAATGGAGACCTTTTTACCTGTCACATCTGCCAGAAGTCCTTCACCTACCAGCGCATGCTGAACCGACACATGAAGTGTCACAATGATGTCAAGAGGCATCTCTGCACTTACTGTGGGAAGGGTTTCAATGACACCTTTGACCTCAAGAGACATGTCCGAACCCACACTG GTGTGAGGCCCTACAAGTGCAGTCTGTGTGACAAGGCCTTCACCCAGCGCTGCTCTCTGGAGTCTCACCTCAAGAAGATCCATGGTGTGCAGCAGAAGTATGCATATAAGGAGCGCCGGGCCaagctgtatgtgtgtgaggagtgtggctgcacttctgagagtcaggAGGGCCATGTCCTGCACCTCAAGGAACACCACCCTGACAGCCCACTGCTGCGCAAGACCTCCAAGAAGGTGGCTGTGGCTCTGCAGAACACTGTCACATCCCTGCTGCAAGGCAGCCCCCATCTCTGA
- the Ap5b1 gene encoding AP-5 complex subunit beta-1 — MGPLSREAWAQRLGSFRASPSAFLAGAEGEDLGHDLLSDLRSEKLSELIKVSLLTLSLEYSDKLWPDALAAEAAATSLLDTLVLLPSKPSALRRLLLLAATTALVSGGALGPTSEASSRLLPLLLGLASGQDMGRSFGTTSEQRHLQATACECLGELERCKPGLLAGALGVLRSLLGQKGPIQPVSLLLALVLHNTLVVQSRFGAGLQGLLVAKDSSPGSCPWDWTLAEEWDDHLKPQAHGWPTAGEEERDFPILDPNPEDTRELKAAVAQLLDTSYLLTPVAQAQLVWLLGWALQGLRGQPPVLFKPQLVRLLGTAQLTLLHSVLSLKAAFGEALFTAQDEALLLRRLTLVAQHPALPSPTHLFYLHCILSFPENCPLGPEGEEAAPLLLGPQLRRGLMPSLLHDPMVLLARLHLLCLLCADDEEEEKGQLQGPQWFLQELLAGLQQRAAVDGGPRALATLCFQASYLVTSCLTRQPTVQTSLVHGLAQLYRARPSLAPHFVDLLDEVSPELREPLRKVLLREVVARPGKNEALRWHLQMLAKVAEGATQSAILGFLQAAAIHCTDWGLHQALLRVCRALLRTGGGEGLADLLQELARQLENADGRDHARLYYVLLSHLSSSKLGMALGPSLAAPALASSLMAENQGFASALMVQETSAPIQLSVGPQKAKGPLPVLHLQVQALDTPVYSLELRFRVEGQLYEPVEAVHIPSVRPGQPAHPLHLPLQPRSPAPARLHVRALYTTPAGLTCHAHLPPLSVNFADLFLPFPQLPKGSELCFFDELWNSCLPKGVESRVWCPLGPQGLEALVSQHLEPFVVVAQPPTTYLIAVRLPPHSMLLLRLEKAQVHGVPVALRTDDWAVLPLVGDYLRGLAAH; from the exons ATGGGTCCCCTGAGTCGAGAAGCCTGGGCCCAGCGCCTGGGGTCTTTCCGAGCCAGCCCATCCGCCTTTCTAGCAGGTGCTGAAGGTGAGGATTTGGGTCACGACCTGTTGAGTGACCTAAGGAGTGAAAAGCTAAGCGAGCTGATCAAG GTTTCCTTACTGACACTGAGCTTGGAGTACTCTGACAAACTTTGGCCTGATGCCCTTGCCGCGGAGGCTGCTGCCACTTCCTTGTTGGACACGCTTGTCCTCTTGCCCTCAAAACCTTCAGCTCTCCGGAGGCTCCTGTTGTTAGCAGCCACTACAGCCCTGGTGTCAGGTGGTGCTCTCGGACCCACTTCGGAAGCTTCCAGCCGGCTCCTGCCCTTACTTCTTGGCTTAGCTTCTGGCCAAGACATGGGACGAAGCTTTGGAACCACCTCAGAGCAGCGCCATCTACAGGCCACAGCGTGTGAATGCCTTGGAGAACTTGAGCGCTGTAAACCTGGGTTGCTGGCCGGCGCTCTGGGGGTGCTGCGGAGCCTCCTAGGGCAAAAGGGTCCCATCCAGCCTGTCAGCCTGCTTCTCGCCCTTGTTCTGCATAACACCTTGGTGGTACAGTCCAGGTTTGGGGCTGGCCTGCAAGGCCTGCTTGTGGCTAAGGACTCCTCCCCTGGGAGTTGTCCCTGGGACTGGACACTGGCTGAAGAATGGGATGACCATCTTAAGCCCCAGGCGCACGGCTGGCCCACAGCTGGGGAGGAGGAACGTGACTTTCCAATTCTGGATCCCAACCCTGAGGACACTCGAGAGCTGAAGGCTGCGGTGGCCCAGCTTCTGGACACTTCCTATCTGCTCACTCCCGTGGCTCAGGCCCAACTTGTGTGGCTGTTGGGCTGGGCCCTTCAGGGTCTTCGGGGACAGCCACCAGTGCTTTTCAAGCCACAGCTAGTTCGGCTGCTGGGCACAGCACAGCTTACACTGTTACACTCAGTTCTATCTCTCAAGGCAGCCTTCGGTGAGGCCCTGTTCACTGCTCAGGATGAAGCGCTCCTGCTCCGTAGGCTTACCCTGGTGGCCCAGCACCCAGCCTTACCCTCGCCCACACACCTCTTTTACCTGCACTGCATCCTGAGCTTCCCTGAGAATTGTCCATTAGGTCCAGAAGGGGAAGAGGCTGCCCCACTGCTGTTGGGGCCCCAGTTACGCCGGGGCCTCATGCCCAGTCTCCTTCATGACCCAATGGTCCTCCTGGCCCGCCTGCATTTGCTATGCCTGCTTTGTGCtgatgatgaggaagaggagaaaggccaGCTTCAGGGCCCACAGTGGTTCCTGCAGGAGCTGCTGGCCGGTCTTCAGCAGAGGGCAGCCGTGGATGGCGGTCCCCGAGCCTTGGCCACTCTCTGTTTCCAGGCCTCATACCTCGTTACCAGCTGCCTGACCAGACAGCCCACAGTCCAGACATCTCTGGTCCATGGGCTGGCCCAACTGTACCGAGCCCGACCTTCCCTGGCTCCCCACTTTGTGGACCTCTTAGATGAGGTAAGCCCTGAGCTGAGAGAGCCCCTCAGGAAGGTGCTGCTACGAGAGGTGGTAGCCAGGCCAGGCAAGAACGAAGCACTTCGCTGGCAcctgcagatgctggcaaaggtgGCAGAGGGAGCCACTCAGAGTGCCATCCTTGGCTTTCTACAGGCTGCAGCCATACACTGCACCGACTGGGGCCTACACCAGGCCCTACTGCGGGTGTGCCGTGCTCTGCTCCGGACgggtgggggagaggggctgGCAGACCTGTTGCAGGAACTGGCCAGACAGCTGGAGAACGCTGATGGGCGGGACCATGCCCGACTGTACTATGTCCTCTTGTCCCATCTGTCAAGTTCTAAGTTGGGGATGGCACTGGGCCCCTCACTGGCTGCCCCTGCGCTGGCCTCGTCACTGATGGCTGAGAACCAGGGCTTCGCATCAGCACTGATGGTGCAGGAGACCTCAGCTCCAATTCAGTTGAGTGTGGGGCCTCAGAAGGCCAAAGGCCCACTCCCGGTGCTGCATCTGCAGGTGCAGGCACTGGATACTCCTGTGTACTCTCTGGAGCTGCGCTTTCGTGTAGAAGGACAACTGTACGAGCCTGTGGAGGCTGTCCACATACCCTCTGTGCGTCCAGGACAACCTGCCCATCCTCTGCACCTGCCTTTGCAGCCCCGTAGCCCAGCCCCCGCCCGCCTGCATGTCCGGGCCCTTTACACCACACCGGCCGGCCTCACGTGCCATGCCCACCTACCACCCCTGTCTGTGAACTTTGCTGACCTCTTCCTGCCTTTCCCCCAGCTCCCCAAGGgctctgagttgtgtttctttGATGAGCTCTGGAACTCCTGCCTGCCAAAGGGTGTAGAAAGTCGTGTGTGGTGTCCACTTGGGCCACAGGGCCTGGAGGCCTTGGTGTCCCAACACCTAGAGCCCTTTGTCGTGGTGGCGCAGCCCCCTACCACCTACCTCATAGCTGTCCGCTTGCCTCCTCACTCCATGCTGCTGCTGCGCCTGGAGAAAGCTCAGGTGCACGGTGTGCCTGTGGCCCTCAGGACTGATGACTGGGCTGTGCTGCCCCTGGTGGGGGACTACCTCCGAGGGCTTGCAGCCCACTGA